One Serratia liquefaciens genomic window, GAAAGACACCAGCATGGTGACCAGATAGACGATCCAGTGTTCACTGGGTGCCAGACCGGCTTTTTCCATTGCCAAAGGCAGCGCCACGAAGCTGGACATCAACAAGATATGCAGGCACATGATGCCAAAATTCAGTTTCAGCAGGCGGGAGTTGCTCAACACTTTGCTGAAGCTGCCGCGTACGATACTGGATTCACGGTTCAGCACGTGGCTGCTGGCGGAAGGCACGACCGCCAGGGTGATAACGATACCGGCCAATGCCAGCACGGCAATCATCCAAAACAGTGCGTGCAGGCCGAAAGCGTGGGTGACGATCGGGCCGACCACCATGGCGATGGCGAAGGTAATACCGAAGCTGACGCCGATGAATGCCATCGCTTTGGTGCGGTTCTGTTCCCGGGTGAGATCGGACAACAGCGCCATCACTGCCGCGGCGATAGCGCCGGAACCTTGCAATGCCCGGCCGAGGATAACCCCCCAGATGGAATCGGTAGCCGCGGCAATCACGCTGCCCAATGCGAAAATCAACAGTCCGCCGACAATCAGCGGTTTACGGCCGATACGGTCGGAAATCAGGCCGAAAGGAATTTGGAACACCGCCTGCGCCAGGCCGTAAATGCCAATGGCGATGCCGATCAGCGTTTCGCTGGCGCCGTTCAACGCCATACCGTAGGTCGTCAGTACCGGCAGCACCATAAACATGCCGAGCATGCGCAGTGAGAATACCGTTCCTAGCCCCCAGGTCGCTCGTCGTTCCAGCGGGGTCATTGCATTATCGTTCATTAAAACCTCATTAAAAGCCATTCCGTCAGGTTATCGGTGATAACGCCTGATGGGATAGCTTCTGTTAAAACTGCGTCATTTTAGTGTGAAGGGCAGGGGGGGTAAATCTAATGTTGTTTAGCAGATATTACAGTTCGTCGGTTTTTCTGCGAGATAAATAAAATGGGCCGCTAAGCGGCCCATAGAGAGCGGACAAAGACCTCAGTAGCTAGTAGTAATGCATTGAGTACTAATAGAAACAAAGGATTATATCTCTGCCTTGCCCCAAACATCCGAAAACCACGTTTTTCGGGTGTTTGTCATCAATTTAATGGGCCGCTAAGCGGCCCATTCACAGACGATTTGGCTTACCAGACGTAAGTCATCAACGTTTCCGGCGAGGCCGAAGCGCTGAAATCGATAGACATCATCACGCTGAGCGAGGTAATGGCAACAATCGAGAACACAAACAGTTTGCGCGCCCAAACGCTGTCATTTTCGGCTTTGTAACCACGCAGCGCCATCCCCAGCCACCATACGCTTACCGCCGCAGCGACGATCAGGTATTTGTAGCCGGCGTAGCCGCCCAAAGTCAGCATCAGCGTAGCAACCATAAACGC contains:
- a CDS encoding MFS transporter, with translation MNDNAMTPLERRATWGLGTVFSLRMLGMFMVLPVLTTYGMALNGASETLIGIAIGIYGLAQAVFQIPFGLISDRIGRKPLIVGGLLIFALGSVIAAATDSIWGVILGRALQGSGAIAAAVMALLSDLTREQNRTKAMAFIGVSFGITFAIAMVVGPIVTHAFGLHALFWMIAVLALAGIVITLAVVPSASSHVLNRESSIVRGSFSKVLSNSRLLKLNFGIMCLHILLMSSFVALPLAMEKAGLAPSEHWIVYLVTMLVSFAAVVPFIIYAEKKRRMKQVFMGCVAVLFCAEVLLWLSGAHLWGIIAGVQLFFMAFNVMEAILPSLISKESPAGYKGTAMGVYSTSQFIGVAIGGSLGGFLYGLQGAGLVFIAGAVLAAIWFMVSSTMQEPPYVSSLRITLSELAVKDSALESRLKAQPGVAEAIVVPEERSAYVKVDTKQTNRGQLEALVNSL